A stretch of Myxococcus hansupus DNA encodes these proteins:
- a CDS encoding phage baseplate assembly protein V produces the protein MSDLVTLMRAIIRAELASLRLGDIGVVTAAFPHAEGDVHNHECNVKLREGGLELRRVPITTPHVGMVSAPRVGDLVLISYVGGDPQRPLVVGRLYSDETQPPEHAEDEWRVASPPGGKTSIAIDKDQSVVITAGETVVTVKQDDTISIVGKQDLSIQVDGNVKLQCTDCTVDASGDIHLGTGGTGVITEGSHKCYFTGAPLKGSKTVKAKG, from the coding sequence ATGAGCGACCTGGTGACCTTGATGCGCGCCATCATCCGCGCCGAGCTTGCCTCGCTGCGTCTGGGCGACATCGGCGTGGTGACGGCCGCCTTCCCTCATGCCGAAGGCGACGTGCACAACCACGAGTGCAACGTGAAGCTGCGCGAAGGAGGCCTGGAGCTGCGCCGCGTGCCCATCACGACCCCGCATGTGGGCATGGTGAGCGCCCCACGCGTAGGTGACCTGGTGCTCATCTCCTACGTCGGTGGGGATCCCCAGCGCCCCCTCGTGGTGGGCCGGCTCTATTCCGATGAGACCCAGCCGCCCGAGCACGCCGAGGACGAGTGGCGCGTCGCCTCACCGCCCGGTGGAAAGACCTCCATCGCCATCGACAAGGACCAGTCGGTGGTCATCACCGCGGGGGAGACGGTGGTGACGGTGAAGCAGGACGACACCATCTCCATCGTGGGCAAGCAGGACCTGAGCATCCAGGTCGACGGCAACGTGAAGCTCCAGTGCACGGACTGCACGGTGGACGCGTCCGGCGACATCCACCTGGGCACGGGCGGAACCGGCGTCATCACCGAGGGAAGCCACAAGTGCTACTTCACCGGAGCCCCGCTCAAGGGCTCGAAGACGGTGAAGGCCAAGGGTTGA
- a CDS encoding DUF2634 domain-containing protein, which yields MTDTLKTDLRLAFKDTGEVDLDWSNDGGGARTVDGKDNLIQALTLRLMIYRGHLEPLGHTRYGSKVAELIGEPLDRPNLELLRRYVRQALKEDPRVEDVTHLSVTARPDLPGAVDVRAHVLAVTGDAVELGLALDLG from the coding sequence ATGACCGACACGCTGAAGACGGACCTCCGGCTCGCCTTCAAGGACACCGGCGAGGTGGACCTCGACTGGTCCAACGACGGAGGCGGCGCCAGGACGGTGGACGGCAAGGACAACCTCATCCAGGCCCTCACGCTGCGGCTGATGATCTACCGGGGACACCTGGAGCCGCTGGGCCATACCCGCTACGGCAGCAAGGTGGCGGAGCTCATCGGCGAGCCCCTGGACCGGCCGAACCTGGAGCTGCTGCGCCGGTACGTGCGCCAGGCCCTCAAGGAAGACCCCCGCGTCGAGGACGTGACGCACCTTTCGGTGACCGCGCGGCCCGACCTTCCGGGCGCGGTGGACGTACGGGCGCACGTCCTCGCCGTCACGGGGGACGCAGTGGAACTCGGGCTGGCGCTCGACCTCGGATGA